The following is a genomic window from Niabella soli DSM 19437.
TTGAATGGCCGGCTTTCGGCATTTTTGCTCCGTTTATTGGTACGGCGTCCGGAATAGCCGTTACAAGCACCTGCCCGGAAAGTTTGTCGATATAACAGGTTTTGCCCGGGGTTAAGAAAACATCCTGCATGGCAAATTTTTGATCTTTGGAACGTAAAACTACTTTCCCCTCATGAAGCGCTACACGTAGTGCGTAGCTATTATATCGCTGCACCCAAAACCGGGTTCCAAGCGCTGTTGTGGTAACACCGTTAACGGTTACGGTAAACGGGTTTGACGGGTTTTTTGTAACCTTAAAGAAAGCATCACCGGAAAGCAAAGCGACCTGCCTGGCCCTGGAAAAATCAGATTTATATGAAATCCGGGCTGAGGGCTGCAATAGCACTTCGCTGCCGTCGGGTAGCCAATATTTCTTCAGGGTCAGCGTTTCATTTTTTAAATATAGCACCACTGCTCCCGCGTTTTTCACTTCCTGTCTGTGTTTTAATGGCATTAATTTCCATCCAGCCACAATCAATATTAAAATGGCAGCAGCAGTTAACCAGCGTTTCAGATGAACGATAACAGGCTTTTTCTTCCGAATAATTTTTTCCAGCAGCTTTTGACGCTGCCCGTAGGAAAAATGAACTATTTCGGCTTCGGTCAGCGATTCAAGGCCATCCAACTCATCCAGCGCTGTTTCATTTTCATACAGGTAGGTATATACCCCCTCTGCCTCAGCATAACCTGCTTCGTTATTCAGAAATTTTTGAATCAGTAGTTTATCTATATGCTCCTGCATTTACTATATTGTACGTGCAAAAAGCAAAAATTACCTAAGCTGGTAAAAATTATTTTGAAATAAAGCCCAAAATGGTCAAAAAAGCTAAATACTTCCTCAGGTCTTTTAAGGCATTCATGACATGTGCGTCAACGGTTTTTACGGATATACCTAATTTTGAAGCAATTTCTTTGTGTGAAAAACCTTCTACATAAGCCATCGAAAAAACTTTTTTGCGTGTAGGGGGAAGTCTTTCAAGACCCTTTTTGATTGTATCTGTTAGTTCCAGTTTAGTAATTGTTTCAGTTGTTGAGGTGGCTTTGATTTCCTCAGCCAGTTTTCGCAGATGTGCTTCTTTTCTCAGCCAGTCAATAAACACCTGCTTTGCCTTACGGTTTAGCTGGAGTAATTCGGGCAGCTCAAACGAAAAGCGCTCGCGGTATTCCCACAATTTAATAAATGTAAGCTGCGCCAAATCTTTCGCGGTATCCTCTGATCCTGTTTTTTTCAGAAACAGCGAGTACACCTGATCGTAGAATTTATGAAACAGTGCTTCGAAATATATTTCATTAAATACAGTCATTCGGAAAGATTCGTAAAATCGACGCCCCTATTTATAACGTATTACAATAATATGAACGACAAATGAAAATAGCAAAAAATCAACACAGTAGTAAAGGATCGTTCCGTCAGGGGATTTCAGACAAAAATCAGTCCTTTCGCTTTTCCAGGATCAGGTCTATTGCTTTATCCATTTTATAATCGCGCCCCAGGCGGATCGCCTCAATAGTTGGTCCTGCATAAATATCGGGCAGGATCCCCTCGCCGTCCCTGGGTACTTTTTTATCCATTACGAACCGGTAAGCGGGCAGGCGGAACCGGACCCCGGTGTGGGGCAGCACCACATCGGGTATCATAAAGGCAGAATGGCCATAGGCGGCTCCACCCGTGGGTTCGCCCACAACCGTAACATTCTCCTGGCCTTTTAAGGTGTGCACCACCATGGTTGTGGCAGAAAAGGAGAATCCCCCGGTAAGTAAATAAACAGCTCCGTCATAATGCAAGGACTTTTTGGGCTTAAACCGGTGCCGTTCGTAATAACTGAAATGATAATAGCCATCATTTTCCCTGTGAGTGAAGAAGCCCAATACCCATAAAGCCAGTTTATCTTTTCTTAAATACCGGTTATACCGGGCGCTTTTACGCAGTGTTAATAATGAATCGCCCAGCTTATAGGGCTTGTTAACCAGGTATCGGGTGAAAATATTGGCATTATGCACGGCGCCGCCGCCATTGGTGCGCAGGTCCACGATCAACTCTTTGATCTTTCTTTTTTTTAACTCTTTAAAGGATTGACGAAAAAAAGATTGAAGGTCCAGATGCGGGGAAAAACTGCCCAGGTCCATCACCGCAAAATTTCGAACGGTATCTATTTTCAGCGAGCGGATCTCCCCCAGCTTTTCCTCTCTGGTTTTTTGCGAAACAGCCTTCGGTGCGCTATCGCCTGTTTTGGCACTGGTATCCGGTTTAAAGAACTGCAGAAAGGTATATTGGAGCGGGCCTCCGGCATGCCGGTACCCGATCTTCAATGAATCGCTTTTGCCGAATATCGTCGTATACAAATTCCCGAAGGAGGCGCCGTTGCTCAACTGCTGGTCTTTTGCAACCGGGTTGTTTCCATCCGCCGGCAGGTATTGGTACATCGTGTCCAAAAGCTTTGTAACAGGTTTGTTGTTGAGCGATTCTATTATTGTGCCCCGTGTTAATGCCGTATCCTTTTTATCGAGGTTGTATACCACCACCGCAGTGTCTTTCCATATCTTCAGGTATACCGGAAACCGGGGTGGGCTTTTTAATGAATCTATATATTGCTCGTAGGCTTTCGAGCTGCGGATGGAGGTATGCCCGCAGCCAATTTTCGTGTTCACTAAAGAAAGAATATTCCGGAACGCTGTTTCTGTAAGGCTATCATTCAATTTGGCTCTTCCTTCGGCAAAAGCCCGGTCCATCAAGGGTTTGGGCGTGTACCAGTATAACCCGGGATGCCGTGTTTCCAGTATGTTGCGGTATAAATCGAAATCTGCCTGTAGCTGTTGGGGGCTGAATTTTTTATCAGGGCTATAGCCTTTTTTAGTTCCTGAACAGGCACTCAACAATCCCGCAATGATAAAGAGGGGCAACACTATTTTTGTAATACGGGAGTCTTTGGGTATGCGCATGCCGGTACTTGTTTACTTACCGATCGGGTTCCAGCCCTGTGCCGTAATTTCATGCCGGCTGCCCCCTTTGGTGATAATATGCGCGCCTTCCTCAGGGGCTGTCATGTATCCGATAATGCTGATCGCCGGGTTACCGTTTATTTTTTCATATTCGGATTGAGGGAGTGTAAACAGCAGCTCATAATCCTCGCCGCCGCTCAGGGCACAAGCCGTGGGGTCAATTTCGAATTTAAAGGCCGCCTGCCGGGTTTCTTCCGCAACGGGTATTTTATCTTCATATAATACACAGCCCACCTGGCTGTCTTTGCAGATATGCAGGATCTCCGAGCTCAACCCGTCGCTGATATCCATCATCGCCGAGGGCTGCACAGATTGCGCTGCGAAAAATTCAATAATATCTTTTCGTGCTTCGGGTTTTAATAACCGGCCAATTACATAAGATTCCCCTTCCAGGTCGGGTTGTACTTTGGGACTTTCCAGGAAAATTTTTTTCTCGCGTTCCAAAAACAACAGCCCTACGTAAGCCGCACCCAGGTCGCCGCTAACACAGAGCAGGTCGCCCTTTTTAGCGGTGCTTCTTTTTACAAATTTGTCCGGCGTTACTTCTCCGATTGCGGTAACCGAGATCACAAATCCTTTTTGAGAGGTGGTGGTATCTCCGCCTACCAGGTCTACGCCATAATAATTACAGGCCGCATATACGCCTTCGTAAAATTCATTTAAGGCCTCCAGGCTGAACCGGTTGCTGATACCAATGCTTAGGGTCAACTGTGTTGGAGTGGCATTCATCGCATATACGTCGCTAAGGTTTACCACCACCGCTTTATAACCAAGGTGTTTCAGCGGCATATACATCAGGTCGAAGTGCACGCCCTCCAATAACAGGTCGGTAGTTATTACGGTTTGTTTCCCAAAATGATCAATAACTGCCGCATCATCGCCAACCCCAAGCAGGGTGGAGGCGTGATGCAGTTCAATATTTTTGGTGAGGTGGTCAATTAAACCAAATTCACCCAGTTCGGATAGTTCTGTTCTTTCGTTATTCATTTTTTTACGCGTAAGGCTAAACGCGTAACGCATAACGTCAATGCATGAAGCATTGAGCATTGCGCGTTACGCATCAAGCGTTATTAATCACTTTCAGCATCTGTTCATGTATCAGCCCGTTGGTAGCCAGTATCCGGTGCTGGTAGGGAGAATATTTGTCACCATTAAAATCGGTTACTTTACCTCCGGCCTCTTCTACAATCAAATACCCGGCGGCGCTGTCCCATGCCTGCAGCTTATGTTCATAAAAACCATCGAACCGCCCGGCGGCAACCCAGCAAAGATCAATAGCCGCTGCCCCCAGCCGGCGCACGGGAACCCCTTCTTTTATAAAACGTTCAAATACCTGCAACGGGCCGTTTTCCGTATTAATATAAACATAGGGGAAACCCGTGGCTAAACAGGATTGCATCGCATTGGTTTCGCTGCTCACTTTTATGGGCTGCCCGTTGAGCGTGGCGCCTTTGCCTTTTTCCGCAAAAAATAATTCATCCATATGCGGGTTATAAACCATTCCCAAAATCATTTCGCCGTTGTACTCTACTCCAATAGAAACACAATTGATCGGTAAGCCGTGGGCAAAGTTGATGGTGCCGTCCAAAGGGTCAATGATCCATTTGTATTCGGATCGGGTGGCCAGTTCGCCGCTTTCTT
Proteins encoded in this region:
- a CDS encoding FecR family protein is translated as MQEHIDKLLIQKFLNNEAGYAEAEGVYTYLYENETALDELDGLESLTEAEIVHFSYGQRQKLLEKIIRKKKPVIVHLKRWLTAAAILILIVAGWKLMPLKHRQEVKNAGAVVLYLKNETLTLKKYWLPDGSEVLLQPSARISYKSDFSRARQVALLSGDAFFKVTKNPSNPFTVTVNGVTTTALGTRFWVQRYNSYALRVALHEGKVVLRSKDQKFAMQDVFLTPGKTCYIDKLSGQVLVTAIPDAVPINGAKMPKAGHSTDDANSILWTNTTIEYKDATLGAIFKNLEKRYGKVIVYQDSSIAHRRLTGKLFYTDSLSVIILSICQLNHLSYEQRNDSIFLKKE
- a CDS encoding RNA polymerase sigma factor; this translates as MTVFNEIYFEALFHKFYDQVYSLFLKKTGSEDTAKDLAQLTFIKLWEYRERFSFELPELLQLNRKAKQVFIDWLRKEAHLRKLAEEIKATSTTETITKLELTDTIKKGLERLPPTRKKVFSMAYVEGFSHKEIASKLGISVKTVDAHVMNALKDLRKYLAFLTILGFISK
- a CDS encoding S41 family peptidase; amino-acid sequence: MRIPKDSRITKIVLPLFIIAGLLSACSGTKKGYSPDKKFSPQQLQADFDLYRNILETRHPGLYWYTPKPLMDRAFAEGRAKLNDSLTETAFRNILSLVNTKIGCGHTSIRSSKAYEQYIDSLKSPPRFPVYLKIWKDTAVVVYNLDKKDTALTRGTIIESLNNKPVTKLLDTMYQYLPADGNNPVAKDQQLSNGASFGNLYTTIFGKSDSLKIGYRHAGGPLQYTFLQFFKPDTSAKTGDSAPKAVSQKTREEKLGEIRSLKIDTVRNFAVMDLGSFSPHLDLQSFFRQSFKELKKRKIKELIVDLRTNGGGAVHNANIFTRYLVNKPYKLGDSLLTLRKSARYNRYLRKDKLALWVLGFFTHRENDGYYHFSYYERHRFKPKKSLHYDGAVYLLTGGFSFSATTMVVHTLKGQENVTVVGEPTGGAAYGHSAFMIPDVVLPHTGVRFRLPAYRFVMDKKVPRDGEGILPDIYAGPTIEAIRLGRDYKMDKAIDLILEKRKD
- the thiL gene encoding thiamine-phosphate kinase, whose amino-acid sequence is MNNERTELSELGEFGLIDHLTKNIELHHASTLLGVGDDAAVIDHFGKQTVITTDLLLEGVHFDLMYMPLKHLGYKAVVVNLSDVYAMNATPTQLTLSIGISNRFSLEALNEFYEGVYAACNYYGVDLVGGDTTTSQKGFVISVTAIGEVTPDKFVKRSTAKKGDLLCVSGDLGAAYVGLLFLEREKKIFLESPKVQPDLEGESYVIGRLLKPEARKDIIEFFAAQSVQPSAMMDISDGLSSEILHICKDSQVGCVLYEDKIPVAEETRQAAFKFEIDPTACALSGGEDYELLFTLPQSEYEKINGNPAISIIGYMTAPEEGAHIITKGGSRHEITAQGWNPIGK
- a CDS encoding inositol monophosphatase family protein, encoding MLKDVLTAAVKAGAAELTRYFQKSFSIEHKEGRNNLVTDADHASEKAIIEMIRAHYPDHFILTEESGELATRSEYKWIIDPLDGTINFAHGLPINCVSIGVEYNGEMILGMVYNPHMDELFFAEKGKGATLNGQPIKVSSETNAMQSCLATGFPYVYINTENGPLQVFERFIKEGVPVRRLGAAAIDLCWVAAGRFDGFYEHKLQAWDSAAGYLIVEEAGGKVTDFNGDKYSPYQHRILATNGLIHEQMLKVINNA